Proteins from one Ketobacter alkanivorans genomic window:
- a CDS encoding type VI secretion system Vgr family protein, whose amino-acid sequence MTVPANVTRFLFQIPSLQEPLRVVGFDIKAAISAPFRCEVELACENSGLDLQNLIGKNGLLTLFDERTPQYLHGEILNIQQGETGNRFTLYTLTLVPKIEFLQYRSNLRIFQQKSVPDIIRQVLKEASIQGQDLELDLSGSYPLREYCTQYGETDFHFVSRLMEEEGLFYFFQHQFDRHVLVISDNNQRFQPIAGAATVRFKERTGMVSDQESIYELSAHASIRPGKVTLRDYFFEKTKLRLEHSALQGDYSALEQYHYRGNFADPAQGERYATLRQQSHQALARRIEGESDCQRLWAGARFSVKDHPQKDLNAEHILIAVHIQGRQPQSLGEGSSSEGTRFYVQFKAIPASVPYRPQALTPAPRIEGTQTAFVTGPAGEEIYTDKFGRVKVQFHWDREGQYDENSTCWLRVSQALAGNQWGAMVIPRVGQEVMVAFLGGDPDRPIVTGALYNGTSAVPYELPAHKTRSTFKSHSSPGGGGFNELRIEDKKGQEQIYLHAEKNLDVYVRNEWKEWIGNEQHTTVANNLNQSVGADQNTIIKQNHNLKVGKNLSQNVAQKAQLKIGGSHVEQAGQDIVLKAGMTLVIQAGVELTLKAGGGLVKLDPSGVTVKGPMVRINTGGAATPGKPAQITPPAPPLAADKGDPAGKASAPAMPNTAPVVQAVISTDALKGGNESVQRAAVSSRDTRVTLKEIETTPAWVGIQLSDDQGRPVANQAYVITDSKGKEYTGTTDATGMARLEGLPVGACDVQFPDSEEWKKQ is encoded by the coding sequence ATGACCGTACCTGCCAATGTGACTCGCTTTTTATTCCAGATACCCAGCCTGCAAGAGCCGCTGCGTGTGGTGGGTTTTGACATAAAGGCGGCGATATCCGCCCCGTTTCGCTGTGAAGTGGAGCTTGCCTGTGAAAACAGCGGATTAGACCTGCAGAATCTGATTGGCAAAAACGGCCTGCTGACACTGTTTGATGAGCGTACGCCCCAGTATCTGCACGGTGAAATCCTGAATATACAGCAGGGGGAAACCGGCAACCGCTTTACCCTCTATACCTTAACATTGGTGCCAAAAATTGAGTTTTTGCAATATCGCAGCAACCTGCGCATCTTTCAGCAGAAGTCGGTGCCTGACATCATCCGACAAGTATTGAAAGAGGCCAGTATTCAGGGGCAGGATCTGGAGTTGGATCTAAGCGGCAGTTATCCCCTGCGCGAATACTGTACCCAATACGGCGAAACAGACTTTCACTTTGTCAGCCGTCTAATGGAAGAAGAAGGGCTGTTCTACTTTTTCCAGCATCAGTTTGATCGTCATGTGCTGGTGATCAGCGACAACAATCAGCGCTTTCAACCGATTGCCGGTGCAGCCACAGTGCGTTTCAAAGAGCGCACCGGCATGGTGTCGGATCAGGAATCCATTTACGAACTGTCTGCCCATGCCAGTATCCGGCCGGGTAAGGTCACCTTGCGTGATTACTTCTTCGAAAAAACCAAACTCCGGTTGGAGCACAGCGCGCTGCAGGGTGATTACAGCGCCCTGGAGCAATACCACTACCGTGGTAACTTCGCCGATCCTGCGCAGGGTGAACGCTATGCCACATTGCGACAGCAGAGCCATCAAGCACTTGCCCGCAGAATAGAAGGTGAATCCGATTGTCAGCGGCTTTGGGCCGGGGCGCGTTTCTCGGTTAAAGATCACCCACAAAAAGACCTCAACGCAGAGCACATCCTGATCGCTGTCCATATTCAGGGGCGGCAACCCCAGTCCCTGGGGGAGGGCAGCAGCAGTGAAGGCACTCGTTTCTATGTTCAGTTCAAAGCCATACCTGCTTCAGTGCCTTATCGCCCGCAGGCGTTGACCCCGGCACCGCGAATAGAAGGCACCCAGACCGCCTTTGTGACCGGCCCGGCAGGGGAGGAAATCTACACCGACAAATTCGGTCGGGTGAAAGTACAGTTTCATTGGGATCGTGAAGGTCAGTATGACGAGAACAGCACCTGCTGGTTACGGGTAAGCCAGGCGCTGGCGGGTAACCAATGGGGGGCGATGGTGATTCCCAGGGTGGGGCAGGAGGTGATGGTCGCCTTCCTTGGCGGTGATCCGGATCGACCCATCGTAACGGGCGCGCTCTACAACGGTACCAGCGCGGTGCCCTATGAGCTTCCTGCCCACAAAACCCGATCCACATTCAAAAGCCACAGTAGCCCCGGTGGCGGGGGCTTCAACGAATTACGCATTGAAGACAAAAAAGGTCAGGAGCAGATCTATCTGCACGCGGAAAAAAACCTGGATGTGTATGTTCGCAACGAATGGAAAGAGTGGATAGGCAACGAACAGCACACCACGGTAGCCAACAATCTGAATCAGTCCGTCGGGGCAGACCAAAACACCATCATCAAGCAGAACCACAACCTGAAAGTGGGCAAAAACCTGTCCCAGAACGTGGCCCAAAAAGCCCAGCTGAAAATCGGGGGGTCCCATGTGGAGCAGGCCGGTCAGGATATCGTGCTCAAGGCAGGTATGACGCTGGTGATTCAGGCGGGGGTGGAACTCACCCTCAAAGCCGGCGGTGGCCTTGTTAAATTAGATCCGTCTGGTGTTACCGTTAAAGGGCCAATGGTACGCATCAATACCGGTGGTGCTGCCACCCCGGGTAAGCCTGCCCAAATCACTCCACCTGCCCCACCCCTAGCGGCGGATAAAGGCGATCCAGCTGGTAAAGCCAGTGCACCAGCCATGCCCAATACTGCACCCGTGGTGCAGGCCGTGATCAGTACAGACGCGCTGAAAGGCGGCAATGAATCCGTACAGAGAGCGGCTGTCTCCAGCAGGGATACCCGCGTTACCCTAAAAGAAATTGAAACTACGCCAGCCTGGGTGGGTATTCAGCTATCCGATGATCAAGGCCGCCCAGTGGCCAATCAAGCCTATGTGATCACCGACAGCAAAGGCAAAGAATATACAGGCACCACCGATGCAACTGGCATGGCGCGTTTGGAAGGGCTGCCTGTGGGCGCCTGCGATGTCCAATTCCCAGACAGCGAAGAGTGGAAGAAACAATGA
- a CDS encoding LysM peptidoglycan-binding domain-containing protein yields the protein MTIHTVQQGDNLSKIARQYKHKDWRIIYNHSENAAFRKRRPNPNLIHPGDQIFIPAVDQQSTTINTGTIHKFKIKPEIPLPDLSWLKVRALYDDPWETPLPEEKIDLIIDRTPFVKEQPLQAGAGKNTRTKSESRAKETSTEPGTVVLDEVPEGVVELEFSRTPGIEEEIDAQRNSIEGRLDDAYRAVVRQMFEFQKQWEEYGTASIIMSGADGVYSGAADWFEDQGELLEAQTWKDLGNVIAGVSGNIWAFTSTYIESKYKEMQEANRRAGEWLDEAGDNLTNWNWWGNELDEVQDELESSAVRIVGEIKSDVEQAADLLESSVDATEKIFRHRHAILALPEQMAAGDVAAIERFVDTVLMDIDPALAQEIKNNPDWSAVLEIIADHETILTYLAYVSLFIEAIPPNFYAYLGGKGGAYVLMEVLLLILCSLLSAGVATAGRLAMLSARISSMAGKAARVSQKVRKGVNAIEVFAEAVNTFAETAVDMQQLGKKLRKGRNSGVKYRGRSGDTLEARKKQQKRSKKCSVCGKVGDAPVRRRKGVVEYQ from the coding sequence ATGACCATTCACACGGTGCAACAAGGCGATAATCTAAGCAAAATTGCCCGCCAGTATAAGCACAAGGATTGGCGTATCATCTATAACCACTCGGAAAACGCAGCCTTTCGCAAGCGCCGACCCAATCCGAATCTGATTCACCCAGGTGACCAAATCTTTATCCCTGCAGTGGATCAGCAGTCAACCACTATCAATACCGGCACCATTCATAAGTTCAAGATCAAACCTGAAATTCCCCTACCAGACCTCAGCTGGCTCAAGGTACGAGCGCTGTATGATGATCCTTGGGAAACGCCTTTACCGGAAGAAAAAATCGATCTGATTATTGATCGAACGCCCTTTGTGAAAGAGCAACCACTGCAGGCGGGAGCCGGTAAAAACACTCGCACAAAGAGCGAAAGCCGCGCAAAAGAGACCTCCACTGAGCCGGGTACCGTCGTATTGGATGAGGTGCCCGAGGGTGTCGTGGAGCTGGAATTCAGTCGGACACCGGGCATTGAGGAGGAAATCGACGCTCAGAGAAACAGTATCGAGGGGCGTCTTGATGATGCCTATCGTGCGGTTGTGCGCCAGATGTTTGAATTCCAGAAACAGTGGGAAGAATATGGCACTGCCTCCATCATTATGAGTGGTGCAGACGGGGTTTACAGTGGTGCAGCAGATTGGTTTGAGGATCAGGGGGAGTTGCTGGAGGCGCAAACCTGGAAAGATCTGGGCAATGTCATTGCTGGAGTCAGTGGCAATATCTGGGCTTTTACCTCCACCTATATTGAATCCAAATATAAAGAGATGCAGGAGGCCAATCGTAGAGCTGGCGAGTGGTTGGATGAGGCGGGCGATAACCTCACCAATTGGAACTGGTGGGGTAATGAGCTTGACGAAGTGCAGGATGAGCTGGAATCCAGCGCTGTCCGCATTGTGGGTGAAATCAAAAGTGATGTAGAGCAGGCTGCGGATTTGCTCGAGTCTAGTGTGGATGCAACGGAAAAAATCTTTCGCCATCGTCATGCAATTTTGGCATTGCCTGAACAAATGGCAGCGGGCGATGTGGCGGCTATCGAACGTTTTGTCGATACCGTGCTGATGGATATCGATCCAGCCCTGGCACAGGAAATCAAGAATAATCCGGATTGGTCTGCTGTGCTTGAGATCATTGCAGATCATGAAACGATACTGACGTATCTTGCTTATGTAAGCCTCTTTATTGAAGCCATTCCTCCTAACTTCTATGCCTATTTGGGCGGCAAGGGGGGAGCCTATGTCCTAATGGAAGTCCTGTTGTTGATTTTGTGTTCACTGTTATCCGCTGGCGTGGCTACGGCAGGTCGTCTGGCCATGTTGTCCGCACGAATCAGTTCCATGGCGGGTAAGGCCGCACGGGTTAGCCAAAAGGTGAGGAAGGGTGTTAATGCCATTGAAGTATTCGCGGAGGCCGTGAATACCTTTGCCGAAACCGCAGTAGACATGCAGCAGTTGGGTAAAAAGCTGCGCAAAGGTCGTAATAGTGGCGTGAAATATCGTGGCCGATCTGGCGATACCCTCGAAGCGCGCAAAAAGCAGCAGAAGCGTAGTAAGAAATGCAGTGTTTGCGGGAAAGTGGGTGATGCTCCCGTGCGGCGGCGTAAAGGGGTGGTAGAGTACCAATGA
- a CDS encoding nitroreductase family protein encodes MTDYRDEAIAPETSIEEFRKIVESRRSVRRFTDEPVPDAVVEDCLDLAMLAPNSSNLQPWEFYVVRDDAVKAKLAEACLGQNAATTAQVLIPIIARPDTWKQNSLRNLEYWPEETMPKIIKNYYSKIALFHYNPGPLGSLGLAKKALGLVVGLKQAIPRGPYGINEMKTWAVKSTALAAENMMLAFRAHGYDTCPMEGFDERRVRKILDLPSDAIVTMILGVGKRAEDGIYHRRYRFPREEFIHYIS; translated from the coding sequence ATGACCGATTACCGCGACGAAGCCATCGCCCCCGAAACCAGCATCGAAGAATTCCGCAAAATTGTGGAGAGCCGCCGCTCGGTGCGTCGTTTTACCGATGAGCCGGTGCCGGATGCGGTGGTGGAGGACTGTCTGGATCTGGCCATGCTGGCCCCCAATTCATCCAACCTGCAGCCTTGGGAGTTTTACGTGGTGCGGGATGACGCAGTGAAAGCAAAGTTGGCTGAAGCCTGCCTGGGTCAAAATGCAGCCACCACCGCGCAAGTGCTGATCCCCATCATCGCCCGCCCGGATACCTGGAAGCAGAACAGTCTGCGCAATCTGGAATACTGGCCGGAAGAAACCATGCCTAAAATCATCAAGAACTACTATTCCAAGATCGCCCTGTTTCATTACAACCCCGGCCCGCTGGGCAGCCTTGGCCTGGCCAAAAAAGCCTTGGGGTTGGTGGTAGGCCTTAAGCAGGCCATTCCCCGCGGCCCTTATGGTATTAACGAAATGAAGACCTGGGCGGTAAAATCCACTGCATTGGCGGCGGAGAACATGATGCTGGCATTCCGCGCACATGGCTACGATACCTGCCCCATGGAGGGTTTTGATGAACGCCGGGTGCGCAAAATCCTGGATCTGCCGTCCGATGCCATCGTGACCATGATCTTAGGGGTGGGCAAGCGGGCAGAAGACGGCATCTATCACCGCCGCTACCGTTTTCCCCGCGAGGAATTCATCCACTATATTTCTTAG